ATTAGCACTGCTGTGAATAAGACCTTTCGCAACTTCGCAGAATCGCTTCTTGACTTTTCAATAATTGGCTTTTTCCGCCCCTCGACCAGCTCCCGCCAGCCGTGTGAACGTTGGCGACACACCGGTGGCCAGCGTCGGCGCAGCACCGGCGAGTGGGCCAAGCGGACTTGTGAAGGGATGAAAATCGATGGTTACCGCGGTCGAGCAGGTGCAGCACGATTGGGACACCAACCCCCGGTGGCGGGGTGTGCGGCGGAGCTACCGCGCCGAGGACGTGGTGCGGCTGCGGGGTGCGATCCAGGAGGAGCACACCCTGGCCCGGCACGGCGCGAACCGGCTGTGGCGGCTGCTGAACAGCGAGGACTACATCCACGCCCTCGGCGCCCTCACCGGCAACCAGGCGGTGCAGATGGTCCGGGCCGGGCTCAAGGCGATCTACCTGTCCGGCTGGCAGGTGGCCGCCGATGCCAACCTCGCCGGGCACACCTACCCGGACCAGAGCCTCTACCCGGCAAACTCGGTGCCCGCCGTGGTGCGCCGGATCAACAACGCGCTGCTGCGCGCCGCCCAGATCACCACCGCCGAGGGGGACACCTCCGGCATCGACTGGCTGGCGCCGATCGTCGCCGACGCCGAGGCCGGCTTCGGTGGCGTGCTCAACGCGTACGAGCTGATGAACGCGATGATCGCGGCCGGCGCGGCCGGCGTGCACTGGGAGGACCAACTCGCCTCCGAGAAGAAGTGCGGCCACCTCGGCGGCAAGGTGCTCATCCCCACCGGCCAGCACATCCGCACCCTGGAGGCGGCCCGGCTGGCCGCCGACGTGGCCGGCGTGCCGTCGGTGGTCATCGCCCGCACCGACGCCCAGGCCGCCACGCTGCTCACCACCGACGTGGACGAGCGGGACCAGCCCTTCGTCACCGGTGAGCGCACCGCCGAGGGTTTCTACCGGGTGCGCAACGGCATCGAGCCGTGCATCGCCCGGGGTCTGGCGTACGCCCCGCACGCCGACCTGCTCTGGATGGAGACCAGCACCCCGGACCTGGAGGTGGCTCGCCGCTTCGCCGAGGCGATCAAGGCCGAGCACCCGGACCAGCTGCTGGCCTACAACTGCTCGCCGTCGTTCAACTGGCGCAAGCACCTGGACGACGCGACCATCGCCAAGTTCCAGCGCGAACTCGGCCACATGGGTTACAAGTTCCAGTTCATCACCCTGGCTGGCTTCCACGCGCTGAACTACTCGATGTTCGACCTGGCCCGTGGCTACGCCGCCGACGGCATGTCGGCGTACGTCTCGTTGCAGGAGCGGGAGTTCGCGGCCGAGCCGGCCGGCTACACCGCGGTCAAGCACCAGCGGGAGGTCGGTACCGGCTACTTCGACCTGATCAGCACCGTGCTGA
This DNA window, taken from Micromonospora sp. FIMYZ51, encodes the following:
- the aceA gene encoding isocitrate lyase, which encodes MVTAVEQVQHDWDTNPRWRGVRRSYRAEDVVRLRGAIQEEHTLARHGANRLWRLLNSEDYIHALGALTGNQAVQMVRAGLKAIYLSGWQVAADANLAGHTYPDQSLYPANSVPAVVRRINNALLRAAQITTAEGDTSGIDWLAPIVADAEAGFGGVLNAYELMNAMIAAGAAGVHWEDQLASEKKCGHLGGKVLIPTGQHIRTLEAARLAADVAGVPSVVIARTDAQAATLLTTDVDERDQPFVTGERTAEGFYRVRNGIEPCIARGLAYAPHADLLWMETSTPDLEVARRFAEAIKAEHPDQLLAYNCSPSFNWRKHLDDATIAKFQRELGHMGYKFQFITLAGFHALNYSMFDLARGYAADGMSAYVSLQEREFAAEPAGYTAVKHQREVGTGYFDLISTVLNPAAETTALRGSTEEEQFA